The Schistocerca piceifrons isolate TAMUIC-IGC-003096 chromosome 5, iqSchPice1.1, whole genome shotgun sequence genome has a segment encoding these proteins:
- the LOC124798407 gene encoding nuclear receptor 2C2-associated protein — translation MAISLSPSQLQCRVSSVLNRDVKLYGKKHIFDGNDETCWNSDQGSPQWIEIEFPDVKNLSAFEIQFQGGFVGKDCQIEIVPGPESEKYVEPFYPEDINSLQKFSLKRVTPAKVVKFVFNSSTDFFGRIVVYNLALYGSS, via the exons GGTCAGTTCTGTACTAAATCGAGATGTTAAACTGTATGGGAAGAAACACATTTTTGATGGTAATGATGAAACATGTTGGAACTCCGACCAG GGATCACCACAATGGATTGAAATTGAGTTTCCAGATGTGAaaaatctttcagcatttgaaataCAGTTTCAAGGAGGATTTGTTGGAAAAGACTGCCAAATAGAGATAGTGCCTGGGCCTGAAAGTGAGAAGTATGTGGAGCCATTTTATCCAGAggatataaattctttacagaaatttTCACTAAAACGTGTGACACCTGCAAAAGTTGTCAAATTTGTGTTCAACTCAAGCACAGACTTCTTTGGACGAATTGTAGTGTACAATCTAGCACTGTATGGATCCAGCTGA